The following proteins are co-located in the Salvelinus namaycush isolate Seneca chromosome 31, SaNama_1.0, whole genome shotgun sequence genome:
- the LOC120025669 gene encoding proteinase-activated receptor 2-like encodes MSFKLHWLNLMFLLACAELCLSQKNERFNAVVEDRGFTGDETAAGLQVSLEACMVLASHLTTVFFPIVYIVVFAVGLPTNAMAIWVFLFRTKKKHPATIYMANLALSDLLFVIWTPLKIAYHFNGNDWIYGERLCKVVVGFFYGNMYCSILFITCISVQRYWAIVYPLSQDCRNNHVAIGVSVAVWVGVWLLTTPLYLYDQTVKVTNLNIITCHDVTRPSQNSMAAGFFLTMGTLGFVVPTVLCVVVNVLMLKSLRNSMTNASITKNRRKAVVLIITVLIIFLVCFTPSNIMMLVTYSLLLAQVVHNDYGFYITTLCLASLNSCVDPFIYYFISEEFREHVKNTLRCRSQRA; translated from the coding sequence AGCGGTTTAATGCTGTTGTTGAAGACCGAGGCTTCACGGGGGATGAGACAGCGGCGGGGTTGCAGGTCTCCCTGGAGGCCTGCATGGTTCTGGCCAGTCATCTGACCACTGTGTTCTTCCCCATCGTCTACATAGTGGTGTTTGCTGTGGGGCTGCCCACCAACGCCATGGCCATCTGGGTCTTCCTGTTCAGGACCAAGAAGAAGCACCCTGCCACCATCTACATGGCCAACCTGGCTCTGTCTGACCTGCTCTTTGTCATCTGGACTCCTCTGAAGATCGCCTACCACTTCAACGGTAACGACTGGATCTATGGAGAGAGGCTATGTAAAGTCGTGGTGGGCTTCTTCTATGGGAACATGTACTGCTCCATCCTCTTCATCACCTGTATCAGTGTCCAGCGCTACTGGGCCATCGTTTACCCCCTCTCCCAGGATTGTAGGAACAACCATGTAGCCATCGGTGTCTCGGTCGCAGTCTGGGTGGGGGTCTGGCTGCTGaccacccctctctacctctacgaCCAGACAGTCAAGGTGACCAACCTCAACATCATCACCTGCCACGACGTCACCCGGCCAAGCCAGAATAGCATGGCCGCCGGCTTCTTCCTGACCATGGGAACCCTGGGATTTGTAGTTCCCACCGTGTTGTGCGTGGTGGTTAACGTTCTGATGCTCAAGTCCCTTAGGAACTCAATGACGAACGCCAGCATCACCAAGAATCGGCGCAAGGCTGTGGTGCTCATCATTACTGTGCTGATCATCTTCCTGGTCTGTTTCACCCCCAGTAACATCATGATGCTGGTGACCTACTCTCTCCTGCTGGCTCAAGTAGTACACAATGACTACGGCTTCTACATCACCACCCTGTGTCTGGCCAGCCTCAACAGCTGTGTGGATCCATTCATCTACTACTTCATCTCAGAGGAGTTCAGGGAGCACGTGAAGAACACGCTGAGATGCCGCAGCCAGAGGGCATGA